From the genome of Calditrichota bacterium, one region includes:
- a CDS encoding NUDIX hydrolase: protein MNSSNPRNFRFCPVCSGDLREKFVHDENTKRLICQNCGFVFYMNPVPAVAVILFQNDEILLVKRKFPPQAGDWTLPAGFMEYWESPEECAIRETKEETNLDIRISGIFAALPGSYEMQIQIVLIVYHGKIIGGDLRPGDDAIEANFFPLDNLPENVAFSAHREVLKRLQKEQNIQIGE from the coding sequence ATGAATTCGAGTAATCCGAGGAATTTCCGCTTTTGTCCCGTGTGCAGCGGCGATCTGCGCGAAAAATTTGTTCACGATGAAAACACGAAACGATTGATTTGCCAAAACTGTGGTTTTGTTTTTTACATGAATCCGGTTCCCGCAGTGGCCGTGATTTTATTTCAAAATGATGAAATTTTACTGGTGAAAAGAAAATTTCCGCCCCAAGCAGGGGACTGGACTTTGCCAGCCGGATTCATGGAATACTGGGAAAGCCCGGAGGAATGCGCCATTCGCGAGACAAAGGAAGAGACGAATCTGGATATTCGTATCAGCGGAATATTTGCCGCGCTGCCGGGCTCGTACGAAATGCAAATTCAAATTGTGCTTATTGTTTACCACGGGAAAATTATCGGCGGCGACCTGCGTCCCGGCGACGACGCGATTGAGGCAAATTTTTTTCCGCTGGATAATTTACCGGAGAATGTGGCATTTTCTGCGCACCGCGAGGTGCTGAAACGGCTGCAAAAGGAGCAAAACATCCAAATCGGTGAATGA
- the nfi gene encoding deoxyribonuclease V has product MKIAHTHSWQVTLKKAADIQEELAKKLFFEPLIGRVKYIAGADVAYFDQMRRSVGAVTVMKFPELNIVEQTFAVVDVTFPYIPGYLTFREAPVLLKAFEELQCTPDLIIFDGQGIAHRKKMGIAAHLGVLLDIPSIGCAKSRLIGNFDDPAPDKGSFSPLFYHGERIGAVVRTRKGTKPVFVSPGQKITIPEAITWVLKCCPKYRVPEPVRQSHLAVNRFKKKLVDEKKG; this is encoded by the coding sequence ATGAAAATTGCACATACTCATTCTTGGCAGGTCACTCTGAAAAAAGCGGCTGATATTCAAGAGGAATTAGCCAAAAAACTCTTTTTTGAGCCATTGATCGGGAGAGTAAAATACATTGCCGGCGCCGACGTCGCGTATTTTGACCAAATGAGGCGTTCCGTTGGCGCCGTGACCGTGATGAAATTTCCGGAATTGAACATTGTGGAACAGACCTTCGCTGTCGTCGATGTGACATTTCCGTATATTCCCGGCTATCTCACTTTTCGCGAAGCGCCTGTTTTGCTGAAGGCTTTTGAAGAATTGCAATGCACGCCAGACCTGATCATTTTCGACGGACAGGGAATAGCTCACAGAAAAAAGATGGGCATCGCGGCGCATCTGGGGGTTCTTTTAGACATTCCATCCATCGGCTGCGCCAAAAGTCGCCTTATCGGGAATTTCGATGATCCGGCGCCGGACAAAGGCAGTTTTTCGCCGCTCTTTTACCACGGCGAAAGAATCGGTGCGGTGGTTCGCACGCGCAAAGGAACGAAACCGGTATTTGTTTCACCCGGGCAAAAAATTACCATCCCCGAAGCGATTACCTGGGTTCTAAAATGTTGCCCAAAATATCGCGTTCCCGAGCCGGTGCGCCAGAGCCATCTTGCGGTCAATCGCTTCAAAAAGAAACTCGTTGACGAAAAAAAGGGGTAA
- a CDS encoding histone deacetylase: MRRTGFVFHPDFLLHSAGALHPESPQRLEAILSHLRQRTLWEKLSQITPQPADLQWIETIHSVDYIQSVRQACAADGVTHLDADTGICPRSYEIALLAAGAGMTAADKIISGEIDNAFCAVRPPGHHAEYGHAMGFCLFNNIAILARYLQKKQEIERILIVDWDVHHGNGTQNTFYADPSVFYFSIHQWPHYPGSGAANERGSGKGLGFTLNAPMRAGSGDQDYAQAFVRQLIPAAEKFKPQFVLISAGFDAHKDDPLAGMNLTETGFTALSDIVFELAQYYCEGRLISLLEGGYHLKKLAASVAAHLSVLSQEASP; encoded by the coding sequence ATGCGAAGGACAGGATTTGTTTTTCATCCTGATTTTTTGCTTCATTCTGCCGGCGCTCTGCATCCTGAATCTCCGCAGCGATTGGAAGCGATTTTGTCTCATCTGCGACAACGGACTTTGTGGGAAAAATTATCTCAAATCACGCCGCAGCCGGCAGATTTGCAATGGATCGAGACCATTCATTCAGTGGATTACATTCAATCTGTCCGACAGGCCTGCGCCGCCGACGGGGTGACTCATCTGGACGCGGACACCGGCATTTGTCCCCGTTCCTACGAAATTGCTCTGCTCGCAGCCGGCGCCGGAATGACCGCTGCCGACAAAATTATTTCCGGCGAAATTGACAACGCATTTTGCGCGGTGAGACCTCCCGGACATCACGCCGAATACGGTCACGCCATGGGATTTTGCCTGTTCAACAATATCGCAATTCTGGCGCGCTATCTTCAGAAGAAACAAGAAATTGAGCGTATTTTGATTGTCGATTGGGACGTGCACCACGGCAACGGAACCCAGAACACTTTTTACGCCGATCCGTCGGTTTTTTATTTCAGCATCCATCAGTGGCCTCACTATCCTGGCAGCGGCGCGGCCAATGAAAGAGGCTCAGGAAAAGGCCTCGGCTTCACCCTGAACGCACCAATGCGCGCCGGCTCCGGGGATCAGGATTACGCGCAGGCATTTGTCCGGCAACTCATTCCCGCCGCAGAAAAATTTAAGCCGCAATTTGTGCTCATATCCGCTGGATTCGACGCCCACAAGGACGATCCGCTCGCAGGAATGAATTTGACGGAAACAGGGTTCACGGCGCTCAGCGACATCGTTTTTGAGCTTGCGCAGTATTATTGTGAGGGGCGACTCATTTCTTTGCTGGAAGGCGGATATCATCTGAAAAAATTGGCTGCCAGCGTTGCAGCGCATCTCTCTGTTTTAAGTCAGGAGGCATCGCCATGA
- a CDS encoding protein-L-isoaspartate(D-aspartate) O-methyltransferase — MKNVPKIWLLILLIFPSAPNCQGKQQQESADIYTRRRLRMVKTQIQARGVKDTLVLNAMKKVPRHLFVPENLKEMAYWDRPLPIGEDQTISQPYIVAFMTEKLKLKGKEKVLEIGTGSGYQAAVLAEIAKEVYTIEIIPKLGEQARARLESLGYKNVRVKIGDGYRGWPEHAPFDAIIVTAAPDQIPQPLIQQLKRGGSMIIPVGDLSQNLFLITKDMDGTVHRKSVLPVIFVPMTGEAQKQPDKRK; from the coding sequence ATGAAAAATGTACCCAAAATCTGGCTGCTTATTTTGCTGATTTTCCCTTCAGCGCCAAATTGTCAGGGAAAACAACAGCAAGAATCAGCGGACATTTACACACGTCGCCGGCTGCGGATGGTAAAGACGCAAATTCAGGCGCGCGGCGTGAAAGACACTCTCGTGTTGAATGCCATGAAAAAAGTGCCGCGCCATCTTTTTGTTCCGGAAAATTTAAAAGAAATGGCTTACTGGGACAGACCCTTGCCTATTGGCGAAGACCAAACCATTTCCCAGCCGTATATCGTCGCGTTCATGACTGAAAAATTGAAATTGAAAGGAAAAGAAAAAGTGCTGGAAATCGGCACCGGATCAGGCTACCAGGCAGCGGTGCTGGCGGAAATAGCCAAAGAAGTTTACACGATTGAAATAATTCCCAAATTGGGCGAGCAAGCGCGAGCGCGATTGGAAAGTCTGGGCTACAAAAACGTGCGCGTCAAAATTGGCGACGGCTACCGCGGCTGGCCCGAGCACGCGCCATTTGACGCCATCATCGTCACTGCGGCGCCGGATCAAATTCCGCAGCCGCTCATCCAGCAGCTCAAACGTGGCGGCAGCATGATCATTCCGGTAGGCGATTTGTCGCAAAATTTATTTTTGATCACAAAAGACATGGATGGAACAGTTCATCGGAAATCTGTGCTGCCGGTAATTTTCGTGCCCATGACCGGTGAGGCGCAAAAACAACCTGACAAAAGAAAATAA
- a CDS encoding tetratricopeptide repeat protein, with translation MKRMTFIPGIFIIMSFLVSTASAQLLSSSRLGLGFGMGGQRIYCDKPKTGVGGGLEGYAKYAISPRFFAIGSFGYGELSDGTLIFDKCTFSTDVLNLDLKAAVNLASGGNLIPYAYAGLGAIWFRHDPGKTPGFPGHYFGGYFDAAWMFGGGFEYRLSPRMALNTSVDYRFTSGDDLDGGYNGQWSKSNDGYLNFRTGLTFYREGSFFNRGKNIDVANKTPIEELASSQTGNMDAGQGNTDDLNKLLEGIDQYEEKSAADNSMSEYVQLKSKVDELNQSISQKELEIEELQSQLQYRKDRIAQMEGNMSTRSAAMSASLNADVSDFSATYEQAMKNFYAREFDAAINLFNSLLQTYPTHKLASNCQYWIGECYFGKKEFDSAVDAFEKVLAYQQSPKKDDALLMLGRSYLKMGDKQLASQMFDKLMNEFPDSEYFEKAQKYAHRL, from the coding sequence ATGAAAAGAATGACTTTCATCCCGGGAATTTTCATCATTATGAGCTTCCTGGTTTCAACAGCATCAGCTCAATTATTGTCTTCGAGTCGGCTGGGATTGGGATTTGGCATGGGAGGCCAGCGAATTTATTGCGACAAACCAAAAACCGGCGTTGGCGGCGGCCTTGAAGGGTACGCCAAGTACGCCATCAGCCCGCGTTTTTTTGCCATCGGTTCTTTTGGATATGGCGAGTTAAGTGACGGGACGTTGATCTTTGACAAATGTACTTTTTCCACGGATGTGCTCAATCTGGATTTAAAAGCGGCGGTAAATCTGGCTAGCGGCGGTAATCTTATCCCTTATGCCTACGCCGGTCTCGGGGCGATCTGGTTCCGGCATGATCCCGGAAAAACTCCCGGATTCCCGGGTCACTATTTCGGCGGTTATTTCGATGCCGCCTGGATGTTTGGCGGAGGATTTGAGTATCGACTCAGTCCGCGGATGGCATTAAATACGTCCGTCGATTATCGCTTTACTTCGGGGGATGATTTGGACGGCGGCTATAATGGCCAATGGAGCAAGTCCAACGACGGCTATTTGAATTTTAGAACAGGGTTGACGTTTTATCGCGAGGGAAGCTTTTTTAATAGAGGGAAAAATATCGACGTGGCAAATAAAACGCCCATTGAGGAATTGGCAAGTTCGCAAACCGGCAATATGGACGCGGGCCAAGGCAACACAGACGATCTGAATAAATTGTTAGAAGGGATCGATCAATACGAAGAAAAATCGGCGGCCGATAATTCGATGAGCGAATACGTGCAGCTCAAATCAAAAGTAGATGAGCTGAATCAGTCAATTTCACAGAAAGAGTTGGAAATTGAGGAATTGCAAAGCCAGTTGCAATATCGAAAAGATCGCATCGCACAAATGGAAGGAAATATGAGCACGAGAAGCGCTGCGATGTCGGCGTCGCTGAATGCAGATGTTTCTGATTTCAGCGCCACTTACGAACAGGCGATGAAAAATTTTTACGCCCGAGAATTTGATGCGGCAATCAATTTGTTTAATTCTTTGTTACAGACTTATCCGACGCACAAATTGGCAAGTAATTGCCAATATTGGATAGGCGAATGCTATTTCGGAAAAAAAGAATTTGACAGCGCGGTAGATGCGTTTGAAAAAGTGCTCGCTTATCAACAGTCGCCCAAAAAAGATGACGCTTTGCTCATGTTGGGACGGAGCTACTTGAAAATGGGCGATAAGCAATTGGCCTCGCAAATGTTTGACAAATTGATGAATGAATTTCCTGACAGTGAATATTTTGAAAAAGCGCAAAAATACGCGCATCGTTTGTAG
- a CDS encoding tetratricopeptide repeat protein: MYFTIINSVVGFFFLLLIFVGIFLKYHSFLPINIIGILIIGATLYLDRTNHLLPENIILIMLALVIIFITDIIFIFRDFREEVSAADAQRLKRYLTTESNNDYFKMIRDANLIKSDIDLHKKAPLSDRVQALELLKQGNEFFEKGQFQEALEKYDLSCNLVESGIGYLNQSGVLLKSAQYEDSLIIARKAEDFRSNFYEAKINQAVALEKLNRLPDALKKYEEAAKLNPDEYEVWFCEANVLFRMEKYREAVAYYDKSLSLHGRNFDAWYYKGIALQKLNKLVEALRCFEQAVKLRSHHAKIFFRMGNILTALDRDSEAIAAYEKSIRLNSDSEFTWNNLGITLNKIGRIRDAVKCYERAIKLNDNYAEAWFNRALALDTLDKIRKAYESYLRFIQVASEKMTPRVEMAKKRVNEIKTKLKRKKGFSFSALKKKSGPKSKRKKDALK; the protein is encoded by the coding sequence ATGTATTTCACGATTATAAATTCAGTCGTCGGTTTCTTTTTTTTGTTGTTGATTTTCGTCGGAATATTTCTCAAATACCACTCCTTTCTGCCAATAAACATCATTGGAATTCTCATAATTGGGGCAACTCTCTATTTGGACAGGACAAACCATCTCCTGCCGGAAAATATTATTCTGATCATGCTGGCATTGGTCATAATTTTCATCACTGATATTATTTTTATTTTTCGGGATTTCCGCGAAGAAGTGAGCGCTGCGGATGCCCAACGCCTTAAACGATATCTGACCACGGAAAGCAATAACGATTATTTTAAGATGATACGGGACGCTAATCTGATCAAGTCAGATATTGATTTGCACAAGAAAGCGCCGCTTTCTGACAGAGTGCAGGCATTGGAGCTACTCAAGCAAGGCAACGAATTTTTTGAAAAAGGACAATTTCAGGAAGCGCTGGAAAAATACGATCTTTCATGCAATTTGGTGGAATCCGGTATTGGCTATTTAAATCAAAGCGGAGTTTTGCTTAAATCCGCTCAATACGAAGATTCGCTGATCATTGCCCGCAAGGCCGAAGATTTTCGATCTAATTTTTATGAAGCTAAAATAAATCAAGCTGTCGCGTTGGAAAAATTGAATCGTCTGCCAGATGCCTTGAAAAAATACGAAGAAGCCGCTAAATTGAATCCTGATGAATATGAGGTGTGGTTTTGCGAGGCCAATGTGCTTTTCAGGATGGAAAAATATCGCGAAGCAGTAGCGTATTATGATAAGTCGCTTTCTTTGCACGGAAGAAATTTCGACGCCTGGTATTACAAAGGAATTGCACTCCAGAAGTTGAACAAGTTAGTCGAAGCACTTCGCTGTTTCGAGCAAGCGGTCAAACTGAGATCGCACCATGCAAAGATATTTTTTCGCATGGGAAACATTCTGACTGCGCTTGATCGCGATTCCGAGGCTATCGCTGCCTATGAAAAATCGATCCGATTGAATTCGGACTCAGAATTTACCTGGAACAACCTGGGCATAACTTTAAACAAAATCGGCCGTATTCGAGATGCCGTTAAATGCTACGAGCGGGCAATAAAGCTCAATGATAATTATGCCGAAGCCTGGTTTAACAGAGCCCTTGCGCTGGATACGTTGGATAAAATTCGCAAGGCGTACGAAAGCTATCTTCGTTTTATTCAAGTTGCCTCCGAAAAAATGACACCACGAGTGGAAATGGCAAAAAAACGAGTCAATGAAATAAAGACAAAGCTTAAACGCAAAAAAGGATTTTCATTTTCTGCTTTAAAAAAGAAGTCTGGTCCAAAAAGCAAAAGAAAAAAAGACGCCCTGAAATAA
- a CDS encoding PspC domain-containing protein: MHQETDEKSKHAGPARLYRSHSEKIIGGVCGGLADRLNIDPVLIRIGWVVFTLATNLVIGAIVYIVWMIAIPETPPQPKPTETAAAPPKKPRARRVKKIPEQKESKDTTDSKSKQEGKE; the protein is encoded by the coding sequence AACACGCGGGACCTGCGCGGCTTTATCGTTCTCATAGCGAAAAAATAATTGGCGGCGTCTGCGGCGGATTAGCCGATAGGCTAAATATCGATCCGGTGCTCATCAGAATTGGGTGGGTCGTTTTTACGTTAGCGACGAATTTAGTGATTGGCGCTATCGTCTACATCGTCTGGATGATTGCCATACCGGAAACGCCACCCCAGCCAAAGCCGACTGAAACGGCCGCTGCGCCTCCGAAAAAACCGCGAGCGCGACGCGTCAAAAAAATCCCCGAGCAAAAAGAATCGAAGGACACCACTGATTCTAAATCGAAACAAGAAGGAAAAGAATAG